The DNA window GATAGTTCACATGCAGGCTAAAGTCCCTTGCAGTCCTGTACTGTCTTGGgcattttctcatttcataATAGTTAGACCAGCCATTTCCTCTTCTTGCAAGCCTCCTCCACCAGATCTGCATATTCACCTACCTAGGGTCAGTCCAGAGTATCGAATCAGTCCTTTCTCCCCACGACCAGAGGACTTCCAGTCTCACCATAGCCTCACCTCATCAGTACTCTCTCTCTTTCAAGAGCacccaaaaacaaaacctgcctTGAGACAAACTACTCTCCCACGTAGTGGTCAATCACCTCCCCTTGTCGAagctctttttgcctttttttttttttttttttttgcaggcaaAAGCCGTTGCCTTGCAGGTAACATGAGCTCCTGTGAAATTACTTCCTTGTGGAAGGGAAGACCTAAGGTTTAGGCCCCAGACCCTTTTAAGCAAGAGGTGCTGCCGAACACCTACTTCTCAAAGTTTGTAAAACCACATTATGCTCACATTTATTACGCACCCCATCCCTCAAGCACAGAAGAGAGCACCATGCAGCAGCCCAAAAAGCGAAGCTGGCACACCAAGCATttgccagcacagctcagcccaCACCACAGGGTCCCTGACCGGCAGCCCGCTAACGGAGGATTCCTCAGAGCCTGAGGACAAAGGGGTCGCAGCCCCGCTCGCCCAAAAGCTAAATACCCTCCCTCAGCCCACCGCCAACACCACCACCGTGGCCCAGCCCGCCCATGCCCTGCCATACCCCGTGCCGGCGCGCCTGGCTGTTGAGGGCCCGCACCCAGGCCCGCTGCCACTGCTCCCGCAGGGACCGGAGGGCGAGCAGCGCGGCGAGCAGCGCCCGGGCCCCGGcttcctcctccgccaccaccggcggccgccgccgccgccacagCACCCGCAGGGCCGCCGCCCGCCAGTACTGGAGCAGCCAGGCCGCGACGGTGAGCAGCGAGGCGGCGAAGAGCAGCACCAGCGCGCTCCAGCCTGGATCCGGCCCCATGGCGCGGTGCCTCACGGCGGGCCGGGTGGCATCCCGGaccagaggaaaggaaaggagaggagaggatgcGGGCCTGGGCCGCGCCgcctttcccttcccccagccccgcggcgCACGTGGGCCGGGCTCGGCCCCCGCCGCTCGCGGCCGCCGCCTGCGCACAACGGCGGCGGGAGGCTGAACACTCCCAACACCGACCTGGCCATGGCACGCAGCTTCCTTCACCATTCCTCGCGGGCAGGTTCTTCATCCTGGGTTGTATGGTTTTAGGTCTGTCCAGGCAACCTCGTCGTTCTGCTGTTGTTGGGAGCCTTCTCTTCCGGCAGCCTGAAAGAGCAAGGCAAACGCGGTCAGGGCGATGAGCTCCCCGACagcctttctgtttctctcGCTTAAAAACAGCCTTCTCTGAACTCCTCTTTTTCCAGCTGTGCTGACTGACGGACACATTCGCAGCAGGGCTGTAAGCTATTCAGTTGCCTGCTCTCAGCTCCAGCCAACCCTGctggaggggggcagcagcaaATGCTTTCACCTCCTTTCCTCACAAGTCACCTTCCATGGGGCTACATCTGCAGGAGGCTCTCTGGCCAACCACCTGCCTGCctcaaaacttatttatttaaggcTCAGCTACAGCTTACCAGCTTTTACAGCAATTCAGCagacagcagagcagaaaacacCTCTttcagtgcagcagcagctgccggTCAGCACAGAAGCCATCAGAAACCACCTCAGGTCCCCGTGCTTCAGGCACAGGCAGAGGGAAATGCTTCTTGCTGCTCCCAGACCCgctgccctgctgcctttgCACCTGCTCGGTGActccagcagagcccagcgggcaggATCAGGCCGGTCCTTGCCACCAGCCCCCTTCCCCTGAAGATCTAAACACCCGTTACGGGCGTCCTGGCGCAGAAAGACCCGGGATAAGttgatttcctttttatttattgatatttttattcttttatttcactttttctccCCCGGCGCTTCAGGAAacgctccctcctccccccggtCCCCTCAGCTCTCCCTTGCGGCGCTCCCCCACGCATCCCCGTGAGGCGCCCCCAGCTCTGggagctcccctcagcctccgCCGCTCCCCGGGCCGTCCCCTCACGGCGCCCCGCCGACGGGGCCGACCCCGCCTCCCGCGGGGGCAGAAGTGACGTACCTGGCGGCGGAGCCGGGGCGGCGCGCGGCTGGGCAGCGCCGAGGCGGCCATGTTGGTTGAGGGCAGAGCGGGAGGAGCACAGCTGGCTCCCCACCGCGGCGCTTTTGCCAGGCTCAAAGATGGCGCTTTGTGCGTCGGAGGGGGTGCGCGCGCAGCCAGCACCTCCTTCCCCCATCCCTGTCAGGCGGCCATGGCGGCCTGGCCGGCCGTGCCGCTGGCCATCAACCTGTGCGGCTCGCTGCTGGGCATGGCGGCCACGCTGACCTTGATCCCGGCCTTCAAGGAGCGCTTCGTGGCGGCGCGGCTCTTCGGGCAGGACCTCAACAAGACGTCGCGGCGGCCCGTGTGAGTAGCGGCTCCCCCGGTGCCCCGCGCGGGGCCGTGCGGTGCCGTGCGGCGCTCACCGCCTCCCGTTGGTTGCCCGCAGGCCGGAGGCGCAGGGCGTGATCAGCGGCGCCGTGTTCCTCATCATCCTCTTCTGCTTCATCCCCGTGCCCTTCCTGCGCTGCTTCGTGGAGGACGGCTGCGCGGCCTTCCCGTACGACGAGGTAGGGCTCGGCCGGCGCCCGGAGCGCGGTGGGCGCAGGGTGGGCGCCGGTAACCGGAGCGCTGTTCTCTGTCCTTCAGTTCGTGGAGCTCATCGGCTCGCTCCTTGCCATTTGCTGCATGATTTTCCTGGGCTTTGCAGATGATGTCTTGAACCTGCGCTGGCGCCACAAGCTCCTTCTTCCTACCATGGCCTCCCTCCCATTGCTCATGGTGTACTTCACCAACTTTGGGAACACGACCATTGTGGTGCCCAAGCCCTTCCGCGTTCTGCTGGGCATGCACTTGGACCTGGGTAAGTTCAGAGCACAAAAAACATCGTCAAAGCAATCGGTGACAGCCAGAGGGGCTCACCTGAAACGTTAACACATAGCAGATTGAAATCCCTGCGCTGCAGAGGGAACCCGTGAAGGATTTGCTAAATAAAGAGTGAGAGGGCACGTCACCAACATTTTACATGTGTACACGTAAAATTCAGGGGAAAGGGCGCTATTTGTTAGAAAGCTACTGACTTCAAAATTTACCGAGACACCAGATAATAGATTGTCATCCAAAGCAGGAAAGTTGAAGCAAATTGGACTAGAGCCTGTTTCAAATCTGCATGCTGAAGTATTTGGCTCACTCTTACCCACAGGTATCCTCTACTACGTGTACATGGGGATGCTGGCAGTGTTTTGTACCAACGCCATCAACATTCTGGCTGGAATCAATGGAATCGAAGCAGGGCAGTCTCTGGTGATTGCTGCTTCCATTATCGTATTCAACATCATAGAGTTAAACGGTAAGGAAATAACACGCTGAGCcggtacaaaaaaaaagcaaagagaaatagaATCCTAGATTTTAGCTGCTCGTAAAAATAACCTAGTCCT is part of the Anas platyrhynchos isolate ZD024472 breed Pekin duck chromosome 25, IASCAAS_PekinDuck_T2T, whole genome shotgun sequence genome and encodes:
- the DPAGT1 gene encoding UDP-N-acetylglucosamine--dolichyl-phosphate N-acetylglucosaminephosphotransferase, with product MAAWPAVPLAINLCGSLLGMAATLTLIPAFKERFVAARLFGQDLNKTSRRPVPEAQGVISGAVFLIILFCFIPVPFLRCFVEDGCAAFPYDEFVELIGSLLAICCMIFLGFADDVLNLRWRHKLLLPTMASLPLLMVYFTNFGNTTIVVPKPFRVLLGMHLDLGILYYVYMGMLAVFCTNAINILAGINGIEAGQSLVIAASIIVFNIIELNGDYQDDHIFSLYFMIPFFFTTLGLFYHNWYPSQVFVGDTFCYFAGMTFAVVGILGHFSKTMLLFFIPQVLNFLYSLPQLFHVIPCPRHRLPRLNPSTGKLEMSYSKFKTKSLSALGAYTLKAVKSLHIVDVRSGMDEDGEYTECNNMTLINFVIKLIGPTHERNLTLLLLLIQVLGSAIAFSIRYQLVRLFYDV